In a single window of the Streptacidiphilus sp. P02-A3a genome:
- a CDS encoding VOC family protein, with product MATGAREPPQVSAVMMGAMRLDHVSYAVARDSFVSTVQWLGSALGASFTDGGVHPRFGTRNFVLPLAGGTYVEVVTTLDHPAADRALFGRAVAERAAQGGGWLGWVVGVDDIAPIEARLGRTADEGHRVRPDGFDLRWRQIGVRELIEDPQLPYFLQWLVAPEEIPSASPRTATSISGLSIAGEPKAVLEFLGQPAEHPLEQTEVTWVDAEEDETGLTAVEFATANGPVTI from the coding sequence GTGGCGACCGGCGCACGCGAGCCGCCGCAGGTCAGCGCGGTGATGATGGGCGCCATGCGACTCGACCACGTCTCCTACGCGGTGGCACGGGACAGCTTCGTCTCCACCGTCCAATGGCTCGGCTCCGCGCTGGGCGCGTCCTTCACCGACGGCGGGGTCCACCCCCGCTTCGGCACGCGCAACTTCGTCCTGCCCCTGGCCGGCGGCACCTACGTGGAGGTGGTCACCACCCTGGACCACCCCGCCGCCGACCGGGCACTGTTCGGGCGCGCGGTCGCCGAGCGGGCGGCGCAGGGCGGCGGCTGGCTGGGCTGGGTCGTCGGGGTGGACGACATCGCGCCGATCGAGGCCCGGCTCGGCCGCACCGCCGACGAGGGGCACCGGGTCCGCCCCGACGGCTTCGACCTGCGCTGGCGCCAGATCGGCGTCCGGGAGCTGATCGAGGACCCGCAACTGCCGTACTTCCTCCAGTGGCTGGTGGCCCCCGAGGAGATCCCCTCGGCCTCGCCGCGGACCGCCACCAGCATCAGCGGCCTGTCCATCGCCGGGGAGCCGAAGGCGGTGCTGGAGTTCCTGGGCCAGCCCGCCGAGCATCCGCTGGAGCAGACGGAGGTGACCTGGGTGGACGCCGAGGAGGACGAAACCGGGCTGACGGCCGTCGAGTTCGCCACCGCGAACGGCCCGGTGACCATCTGA
- a CDS encoding Clp protease N-terminal domain-containing protein: MPKINVYLPDDLAEAVKEAGVPVSAVCQQALEQAVRRVTALRASSPDELAREDPSGRLAYFTARSRDAVRRAVELAAAEGGGVGTRHLLGGVLDQEGNLALRVLQVLEIDPAGIRRALEREPDADAGESGRFSATAANALELTASEALALGHNYVGCEHLLLGLIAEPEGAAGRVLRALGVEHRAARRAVSAALVGYAHLRAQSTAAPEAAPNAGALKAVGELVAAQLRPVVERLERLEARLDSAR, encoded by the coding sequence GTGCCGAAGATCAACGTGTACCTCCCGGACGACCTCGCCGAGGCCGTCAAGGAAGCGGGCGTGCCCGTCTCCGCCGTCTGCCAGCAGGCGCTGGAACAGGCGGTCCGCCGGGTCACCGCGCTCCGCGCCAGTTCGCCGGACGAGCTGGCCCGCGAGGACCCGTCCGGCCGGCTCGCCTACTTCACCGCGCGCAGCCGGGACGCGGTCCGGCGCGCGGTGGAGCTGGCGGCGGCGGAGGGCGGCGGCGTCGGCACCCGGCACCTGCTCGGCGGCGTGCTCGACCAGGAGGGCAACCTGGCGCTGCGGGTGCTCCAGGTCCTGGAGATCGACCCGGCCGGGATCCGCCGGGCGCTGGAGCGGGAGCCGGACGCGGACGCCGGGGAGTCCGGCCGGTTCAGCGCGACCGCGGCCAACGCCCTTGAGCTGACCGCCTCCGAGGCACTGGCGCTGGGGCACAACTACGTGGGCTGCGAACACCTGCTGCTGGGCCTGATCGCCGAGCCGGAGGGCGCCGCCGGCCGCGTGCTGCGGGCGCTCGGCGTCGAGCACCGGGCGGCCCGGCGGGCGGTCTCCGCCGCGCTGGTCGGCTACGCCCACCTGCGCGCGCAGTCCACGGCCGCCCCCGAGGCGGCGCCGAACGCGGGCGCGTTGAAGGCGGTCGGCGAGCTGGTCGCCGCCCAACTGCGGCCCGTGGTCGAGCGCTTGGAGCGACTGGAGGCACGGCTCGACAGCGCGCGGTAA